The Arachis ipaensis cultivar K30076 chromosome B07, Araip1.1, whole genome shotgun sequence genome includes a window with the following:
- the LOC107607774 gene encoding uncharacterized protein LOC107607774 codes for MHLNSRSTMNAVGMMKRRSASMVEGGNDRCEDSGSKQYDGMCRCSLAVVALRSKMNANPGRWFLRCPLWKNKNQDCKYFQWIDELEEQDMVEEVECSWNHKPRLSSGGKLKQKSTRKLSESVEYEDIDPMVLPVLTKELKEKLRRIEILLIMMCIGVAIGVFINFFALFKN; via the exons ATGCATCTGAATAGCCGTTCAACCATGAATGCAGTAGGTATGATGAAGCGAAGGTCTGCATCAATGGTAGAAGGCGGCAACGATAGGTGCGAAGACTCTGGTTCGAAGCAGTATGACGGTATGTGTCGCTGTTCTCTTGCTGTTGTTGCTCTGAGATCGAAGATGAATGCTAACCCAGGGAGGTGGTTCCTTCGGTGCCCACTATGGAAG AATAAAAACCAGGATTGCAAATATTTTCAATGGATTGATGAATTGGAAGagcaagacatggttgaagaggTAGAATGTTCTTGGAACCACAAACCCAGACTATCTTCAGGTggaaaactcaaacagaagagcACTAGGAAGCTGTCCGAATCAGTGGAGTATGAGGACATAGACCCCATGGTGCTACCTGTTCTTACAAAAGAATTGAAGGAGAAATTAAGGAGGATTGAAATTCTTCTAATCATGATGTGCATTGGGGTTGCAATTGGTGTCTTCATCAATTTCTTTGCTCTGTTTAAGAACTGA